Part of the Imperialibacter roseus genome, TCATCTGTACCCATAATTCCCGGCGCAGTCAGCTATCGCAAATATGGGCCAAAACAGCAGCGAACCACTTTGGCGTTGACGTTGAAACGTTCTCCGGCGGTGTGGAAGTCACTGCGTTTAACGAAAGGGCAGTGGCAGCCATTCAACGAGCAGGTTTTAAAGTCACTAAAAAAGCGAATGGCAGTAATCCTATTTACTTCGTTTCTAACCAGGCGACAGGCGACCCCATTACCGCCTTTTCAAAAGTCTACGACGATCCCGCCAACCCACATACCGGATTTGCAGCGGTAATGACTTGTTCAGATGCCGACGAAAACTGTCCTTTCATACCGGGCGCTGAAGCCCGGTTGACGATTAGGTACGAAGACCCAAAAGCGTTTG contains:
- a CDS encoding low molecular weight phosphatase family protein, whose translation is MSLLPKIEARIKTLPVDSIPLERKELLKLLIDYVQDKKNEGVVPRLNFICTHNSRRSQLSQIWAKTAANHFGVDVETFSGGVEVTAFNERAVAAIQRAGFKVTKKANGSNPIYFVSNQATGDPITAFSKVYDDPANPHTGFAAVMTCSDADENCPFIPGAEARLTIRYEDPKAFDNTPEEAARYDERSRQIATEMCYVFSEIK